In a genomic window of Streptomyces sp. NBC_01231:
- a CDS encoding LacI family transcriptional regulator: MESKRRVTIRDVAQRAGVSMATASRALSGNHPVPAATRARVLRAARDLDYVANAHARALVGGGRKMAAVVVRQVTSPFYAQVAEGVEAEAADRGWLCVVGATGGDPQREMEFVQLMREEGARLVILVGGVVEDDAYRERVAHYAQALDSTGARLVLCGRPAPDPDIPALVVEFDNEAGARAITGHLLSAGHRRIVFLGGLPGNTALDARVTGYRAALAEHGLPPEAAQVVDCGLGRAAGLRAMAELLKETREFTAVFAGDDMVAAGALRAIADAGLTVPDDISVVGYNDIPLAEDFNPPLTTVRTPAEELGRAAVRIALRDPDNAAASHHLLGTHIVVRRSVAAPPRPSGDCG; this comes from the coding sequence ATGGAGTCCAAGCGGCGGGTCACGATCCGGGATGTCGCCCAGCGGGCGGGCGTGTCGATGGCGACCGCCTCCCGCGCCCTGAGCGGCAACCACCCGGTGCCCGCCGCGACCCGGGCCCGCGTGCTGCGCGCCGCCCGCGACCTCGACTACGTCGCCAACGCGCACGCCCGCGCCCTGGTCGGCGGCGGCCGCAAGATGGCCGCGGTCGTCGTCCGCCAGGTGACCAGCCCGTTCTACGCCCAGGTCGCCGAGGGCGTGGAGGCGGAGGCCGCCGACCGGGGCTGGCTGTGCGTGGTCGGCGCGACCGGCGGGGACCCGCAGCGCGAGATGGAGTTCGTGCAGCTCATGCGGGAGGAGGGCGCGCGGCTTGTGATCCTGGTCGGCGGGGTCGTCGAGGACGACGCCTACCGGGAGCGCGTCGCCCACTACGCGCAGGCCCTCGACTCCACGGGCGCCCGGCTGGTGCTGTGCGGGCGGCCCGCGCCCGATCCCGACATCCCCGCACTGGTGGTCGAGTTCGACAACGAGGCGGGGGCGCGGGCGATCACCGGACACCTGCTGTCGGCCGGTCATCGCCGGATCGTCTTCCTCGGCGGGCTGCCCGGGAACACCGCGCTCGACGCCCGCGTCACCGGCTACCGGGCCGCGCTCGCCGAGCATGGCCTGCCACCCGAGGCCGCGCAGGTCGTCGACTGCGGGCTCGGCCGTGCGGCCGGCCTGCGGGCGATGGCCGAACTGCTCAAGGAGACAAGGGAGTTCACGGCTGTCTTCGCCGGCGACGACATGGTCGCCGCGGGGGCGCTGCGCGCCATCGCCGATGCGGGGCTCACCGTCCCCGACGACATCTCCGTCGTCGGCTACAACGACATTCCGCTCGCGGAGGACTTCAACCCGCCCCTCACCACCGTTCGTACCCCCGCTGAGGAACTCGGCCGCGCCGCGGTACGCATCGCCCTGCGGGACCCCGACAACGCCGCCGCGAGCCACCATCTGCTGGGGACGCACATCGTCGTTCGCCGCAGTGTCGCCGCGCCGCCGAGGCCGTCGGGCGACTGCGGGTGA
- a CDS encoding ABC transporter permease subunit, producing the protein MLPGLAYFLLFHYGALVGNVIAFKEYVPFDGLWGSPWVGLGNFQRMFEDGEFWAAVLNTVWIAVLQLVFYFPVPLGLALLLHSLTWSSVRRFVQSVAYLPHFISWVIVVALFQQLLGDTGLLNSSLDGMGLHSVDIIGNPDAFKPLVVAQVIWKDAGWGTIIFLAALAQVDEQQYEAAAIDGAGPWRRFWHVTLPAIRPVVVLLLIMRLGDILSVGFEQMLLQRDAVGPETAEIIDTFVYYQGIVGGDYGFAAAAGLFKGVIGALLVYAANKVAHRLGEQGVYK; encoded by the coding sequence ATGCTGCCCGGCCTGGCCTACTTCCTGCTGTTCCACTACGGCGCACTGGTCGGCAACGTCATCGCCTTCAAGGAGTACGTCCCCTTCGACGGTCTCTGGGGCAGCCCCTGGGTCGGCCTGGGCAACTTCCAGCGGATGTTCGAGGACGGGGAGTTCTGGGCCGCCGTCCTCAACACCGTCTGGATCGCCGTCCTCCAGCTGGTCTTCTACTTCCCGGTGCCGCTCGGCCTCGCCCTGCTCCTGCACAGCCTCACCTGGAGCTCGGTGCGCCGGTTCGTGCAGTCGGTGGCGTATCTGCCGCACTTCATCTCGTGGGTGATCGTCGTCGCCCTCTTCCAGCAGCTGCTCGGCGACACCGGCCTGCTCAACTCCTCGCTGGACGGCATGGGATTGCACAGCGTCGACATCATCGGCAACCCCGACGCCTTCAAGCCGCTGGTGGTCGCCCAGGTCATCTGGAAGGACGCCGGCTGGGGCACGATCATCTTCCTGGCCGCGCTGGCCCAGGTCGACGAGCAGCAGTACGAGGCCGCCGCGATCGACGGCGCGGGCCCCTGGCGGCGCTTCTGGCACGTCACCCTGCCCGCCATCCGCCCGGTGGTCGTGCTGCTGCTCATCATGCGGCTCGGCGACATCCTCTCCGTCGGCTTCGAGCAGATGCTGCTCCAGCGCGACGCGGTCGGCCCCGAGACCGCCGAGATCATCGACACCTTCGTCTACTACCAGGGCATCGTCGGCGGCGACTACGGATTCGCCGCCGCCGCGGGCCTGTTCAAGGGCGTCATCGGCGCCCTCCTCGTCTACGCCGCCAACAAGGTCGCCCACCGCCTCGGCGAACAGGGGGTCTACAAGTGA
- a CDS encoding amino acid ABC transporter ATP-binding protein: MSRPEIQVQGLHKSFGDNEVLRGIDLEIGQGEVVCVIGPSGSGKSTLLRCVNLLEEPTKGRVFVGGAELTDPDVDIDAVRRRIGMVFQQFNLFPHVTVTENLTLPQRRVLGRGKVQAAKVAAENLARVGLAEKADAYPSSLSGGQQQRVAIARALAMGPQVMLFDEPTSALDPELVGDVLAVMRMLADEGMTMMVVTHEMSFAREVADRVVFMDGGAVVEDGTPEQVIGNPRHDRTRHFLSRLLDPAMAEVDSAPSDQAAGTDDDG, encoded by the coding sequence ATGAGCCGACCGGAGATCCAGGTCCAGGGCCTGCACAAGTCCTTCGGCGACAACGAGGTCCTGCGCGGCATCGACCTGGAGATCGGCCAGGGCGAGGTCGTCTGTGTGATCGGCCCGTCCGGGTCCGGCAAGTCGACCCTGCTGCGGTGCGTGAACCTGCTGGAGGAACCCACCAAGGGCCGGGTCTTCGTCGGCGGTGCCGAACTCACCGACCCGGACGTCGACATCGACGCCGTACGCCGCCGTATCGGCATGGTCTTCCAGCAGTTCAACCTCTTCCCGCACGTCACGGTGACCGAGAACCTCACGCTGCCGCAGCGCCGGGTGCTCGGGCGAGGCAAGGTGCAGGCCGCGAAGGTGGCCGCCGAGAACCTGGCGCGGGTGGGTCTCGCCGAGAAGGCGGACGCCTACCCCTCCTCCCTCTCCGGCGGGCAGCAGCAGCGGGTCGCGATCGCCCGCGCACTCGCCATGGGCCCCCAGGTGATGCTGTTCGACGAGCCGACCTCGGCGCTCGACCCGGAACTCGTCGGGGACGTTCTCGCGGTGATGCGCATGCTCGCCGACGAGGGCATGACGATGATGGTCGTCACCCATGAGATGAGCTTCGCCCGCGAGGTCGCCGACCGGGTCGTCTTCATGGACGGCGGCGCGGTCGTCGAGGACGGCACCCCGGAGCAGGTCATCGGCAACCCCCGCCACGACCGCACCCGCCACTTTCTCTCCCGCCTCCTCGACCCGGCCATGGCCGAGGTCGACTCGGCGCCGTCGGACCAGGCCGCCGGCACCGACGACGACGGCTGA
- a CDS encoding amino acid ABC transporter permease, with protein MTDTDVPLQPRKKGLTRRQKRTVSRGAQYVVFVAAVIAFAVSADWGRLKNQFAQANIAEQMFPDVITLALKNTVLYTLSGFVVGLVLGMLIALMRLSSVGPYRWFAGVYIEIFRGLPALLIFIFIGVAVPLAFPGTEIIGGTYGKVALALGLVAAAYMAETIRAGIQAVPKGQLEAARSLGFSPARAMVSIVIPQAFRIILPPLTNELVLLFKDSSLVLFLGVTLEERELSKYGRDLASTTANSTPILVAGLCYLLVTIPLGFVVRRMEAKAQEAVK; from the coding sequence ATGACTGACACGGACGTACCACTCCAGCCCAGGAAAAAGGGCCTGACCCGGCGTCAGAAGCGCACTGTGTCGCGCGGCGCCCAGTACGTCGTCTTCGTCGCCGCCGTGATCGCCTTCGCGGTCTCGGCGGACTGGGGACGGCTGAAGAACCAGTTCGCGCAGGCAAACATCGCCGAGCAGATGTTCCCGGACGTCATCACCCTGGCGCTGAAGAACACCGTGCTCTACACGCTGTCCGGCTTCGTCGTCGGACTCGTGCTCGGCATGCTGATCGCCCTGATGCGGCTGTCGTCGGTGGGCCCCTACCGCTGGTTCGCCGGCGTGTACATCGAGATCTTCCGCGGCCTGCCCGCCCTGCTGATCTTCATCTTCATCGGTGTCGCGGTCCCCCTCGCCTTCCCGGGCACGGAGATCATCGGCGGCACCTACGGCAAGGTCGCCCTCGCGCTCGGCCTGGTCGCCGCCGCGTACATGGCGGAGACGATCCGCGCGGGCATCCAGGCCGTGCCCAAGGGGCAGTTGGAGGCGGCCCGTTCGCTGGGCTTCTCACCCGCGCGGGCGATGGTCTCGATCGTCATCCCGCAGGCGTTCAGGATCATCCTCCCGCCGCTGACCAACGAGTTGGTCCTGCTCTTCAAGGACTCCTCGCTGGTGCTGTTCCTCGGCGTCACGCTGGAGGAACGCGAACTGTCCAAGTACGGCCGGGACCTGGCCAGTACGACCGCCAACTCCACGCCGATCCTCGTCGCCGGACTGTGCTACCTGCTGGTCACGATCCCGCTCGGCTTCGTCGTACGCCGTATGGAGGCGAAGGCCCAGGAGGCCGTGAAATGA
- a CDS encoding transporter substrate-binding domain-containing protein produces the protein MNTLIGRRTRVLAATTATAGLVLLAAAASGCTSTDDGGSGSKTAAGGVELVKGGQLTTCTHLPYPPFQSEVDGKVQGFDVSLVDLVAKDLGVKQDILDTPFENFKTGAFLNAGQCDLAAAGMTITEERKKNVDFSDPYFDATQAVLVDKKAGVNSLADVKSKGVKLGAQAQTTGEDYVKKQGFDAVSFESSDAVLNGLRTGQVKAVVIDYPVVQGWLKTKATADAYKVVDNLSTGEQYGFTVKKGNAKLLAAVNKALADAKADGTYKKLYEKWIGPYDESAASPSAS, from the coding sequence GTGAACACGCTCATCGGGCGCCGGACCCGCGTCCTGGCCGCCACCACCGCGACGGCCGGGCTGGTGCTCCTGGCTGCCGCTGCTTCCGGCTGTACTTCCACCGACGACGGAGGCAGCGGTTCCAAGACCGCCGCAGGCGGGGTCGAACTGGTCAAGGGCGGTCAGCTCACCACCTGCACGCATCTGCCGTACCCGCCCTTCCAGTCGGAGGTGGACGGCAAGGTGCAGGGCTTCGACGTCTCCCTCGTCGACCTGGTCGCCAAGGACCTGGGCGTGAAGCAGGACATCCTCGACACGCCGTTCGAGAACTTCAAGACCGGCGCCTTCCTCAACGCCGGCCAGTGCGACCTCGCCGCGGCCGGCATGACCATCACCGAGGAGCGCAAGAAGAACGTCGACTTCTCGGACCCGTACTTCGACGCCACCCAGGCCGTCCTGGTCGACAAGAAGGCCGGCGTCAACTCCCTCGCCGACGTGAAGTCCAAGGGCGTGAAGCTCGGCGCCCAGGCGCAGACCACCGGCGAGGACTACGTCAAGAAGCAGGGCTTCGACGCGGTCTCCTTCGAGTCCTCCGACGCCGTCCTCAACGGTCTGCGCACCGGTCAGGTCAAGGCGGTCGTCATCGACTACCCGGTCGTCCAGGGCTGGCTGAAGACCAAGGCCACCGCCGACGCCTACAAGGTCGTCGACAACCTCAGCACCGGTGAGCAGTACGGCTTCACGGTGAAGAAGGGCAACGCCAAGCTGCTGGCCGCCGTCAACAAGGCACTCGCGGACGCCAAGGCGGACGGCACGTACAAGAAGCTCTACGAGAAGTGGATCGGCCCGTACGACGAGTCCGCCGCCTCCCCGTCCGCGTCCTGA
- a CDS encoding DUF2264 domain-containing protein, with translation MTAPHVSLPDDPTHLPDLPAPDPLLSPITGWTRAHWEAIADRLLDGLLPYASPGFAQYRLPGPASHSGPWSDGLEGFARSFLLAAFRIAGSGGRVGPALIERYAAGLAAGTDPHGDERWPPITDRAQPMVEAASIAIALHESRRWLWDHLDDRVRDQVAHWLGGFVGADVNDSNWRLFQVIAEEFLASVGAPHSRAEIDAGLARLDDWYRGGGWYTDGDGRKFDSYNALALHLYPVLWARIAGPRADPATVARHRARLREFLSVHQHFFGSDGAPVHQGRSLTYRFATTAPLWAGALADATPLPPGRARRLASGALKHFAERGVPDERGLLTLGWYRPFLPATQRYSGPASPYWASKAFLGLLLPENHPMWTAPEEPAPVDTTDVRLALPAPGWLLHSTAADGIVRLVNHGSDRFPPPPATAEESPHYARFAYSSATAPETPGAPGTGADNHIALLAPDGTPSPRGRIHPLGASGGRAASWHRARGHRVETVSVVHGPWEVRVHRLDVPPGTPVREGGWAVADDTAPPVAQTGPSRAAARRADGLTSAISGLYGWDGAQGTVATAVGTNAVGHHSATPQLELADGASLLVTLVVLSADPDALRTGAGASVAEDGTVEIRFPDGTRERVAPGLSAAPEPSPGPAPGGTS, from the coding sequence ATGACCGCGCCGCATGTGTCGCTCCCCGACGACCCGACGCACCTTCCCGACCTTCCCGCACCCGACCCGCTGCTCTCGCCGATCACCGGCTGGACCCGCGCCCACTGGGAGGCGATCGCCGACCGCCTCCTCGACGGGCTGCTGCCGTACGCCTCCCCGGGGTTCGCGCAGTACCGGCTGCCCGGGCCGGCCAGCCACTCGGGGCCCTGGTCGGACGGCCTGGAGGGCTTCGCCCGCTCCTTCCTCCTCGCCGCCTTCCGCATCGCGGGCTCGGGCGGTCGCGTCGGCCCCGCCCTCATCGAGCGGTACGCGGCCGGACTCGCCGCCGGCACCGACCCGCACGGCGACGAACGCTGGCCGCCCATCACCGACCGCGCCCAGCCCATGGTCGAGGCCGCGTCGATCGCGATCGCCCTGCACGAGTCCCGCCGCTGGCTGTGGGACCACCTCGACGACCGGGTACGCGACCAGGTCGCCCACTGGCTGGGCGGGTTCGTCGGCGCCGACGTCAACGACTCCAACTGGCGCCTGTTCCAGGTCATCGCGGAGGAGTTCCTGGCCTCCGTCGGCGCCCCGCACAGCCGCGCCGAGATCGACGCCGGGCTCGCCCGCCTGGACGACTGGTACCGGGGCGGCGGCTGGTACACCGACGGCGACGGCCGCAAGTTCGACTCCTACAACGCCCTGGCGCTGCATCTGTACCCGGTGCTGTGGGCACGCATCGCGGGCCCGCGCGCGGACCCCGCCACGGTGGCCCGGCACCGCGCCCGCCTGCGTGAGTTCCTCTCCGTCCACCAGCACTTCTTCGGCTCCGACGGCGCCCCGGTGCACCAGGGCCGTTCCCTCACCTACCGCTTCGCGACCACCGCACCGCTGTGGGCGGGCGCCCTCGCCGACGCCACCCCGTTACCGCCCGGCCGTGCCCGCCGCCTCGCCTCGGGCGCGCTGAAGCACTTCGCCGAGCGAGGCGTGCCGGACGAACGCGGTCTGCTCACCCTCGGCTGGTACCGCCCCTTCCTCCCCGCCACCCAGCGCTACTCGGGCCCCGCCTCCCCGTACTGGGCGAGCAAGGCCTTCCTCGGCCTGCTTCTGCCGGAGAACCACCCGATGTGGACGGCACCCGAGGAACCCGCCCCCGTGGACACCACCGACGTACGCCTGGCCCTGCCGGCCCCCGGCTGGCTCCTGCACTCCACCGCCGCCGACGGGATCGTACGGCTCGTCAACCACGGCAGCGACCGGTTCCCGCCCCCGCCGGCGACCGCCGAGGAGAGCCCGCACTACGCCCGGTTCGCGTACTCCAGCGCGACAGCACCCGAAACCCCGGGCGCCCCGGGCACCGGTGCGGACAACCACATCGCCCTGCTGGCCCCCGACGGCACGCCGTCCCCCCGCGGCCGTATCCACCCGCTCGGCGCCTCGGGCGGGCGTGCCGCCTCCTGGCACCGGGCGCGGGGGCACCGCGTCGAGACGGTGAGCGTGGTCCACGGCCCGTGGGAGGTGCGGGTCCACCGCCTCGACGTCCCGCCCGGAACCCCGGTCCGCGAAGGCGGCTGGGCGGTCGCCGACGACACCGCGCCGCCGGTTGCCCAGACCGGCCCGAGCCGGGCAGCTGCCCGCCGCGCGGACGGCCTGACCAGCGCGATCAGCGGCCTGTACGGCTGGGACGGCGCCCAAGGTACGGTCGCGACGGCCGTCGGCACCAATGCCGTCGGCCACCACTCGGCGACACCTCAGCTCGAACTGGCCGACGGCGCAAGCCTGTTGGTCACCCTTGTGGTGCTCAGCGCCGACCCGGACGCGCTGCGTACCGGAGCGGGCGCGTCGGTCGCCGAGGACGGAACCGTGGAGATCCGCTTCCCGGACGGCACACGGGAGCGGGTGGCACCTGGGCTCAGCGCTGCGCCAGAGCCATCGCCCGGTCCAGCGCCTGGAGGAACGAGTTGA
- a CDS encoding amidohydrolase family protein, which produces MSDHAVLHVKGRVLVGPEDVRDDLWVVDGRISYDRPVGARDVRTVEGWALPGLVDAHCHVGLGPRGAVDENVAEKQALADRDAGTLLIRDAGSPSDTRWVDDREDLPKIIRAGRHIARTRRYIRGYAHEIEPEDLVAYVAREARRGDGWVKLVGDWIDRDLGDLAPSWPRGAVEAAIAEAHRLGARVTAHCFAENSLRDLVEAGIDCIEHATGLTEELIPLFASRGVAIVPTLVNIATFPKLADGGEAKFPRWSAHMRRLHERRYDTVRGAYDAGIPVFVGTDAGGTLPHGLVAAEVAELVTAGIPPLDALSATAWGARTWLGRPGLTEGAPADLVVYERDPRTDVRVLGAPSRVVVNGRVVS; this is translated from the coding sequence ATGAGCGATCACGCGGTACTGCACGTGAAGGGCCGGGTCCTGGTCGGGCCCGAGGACGTTCGCGACGACCTGTGGGTCGTCGACGGCCGGATCTCCTACGACCGCCCCGTCGGCGCCCGTGACGTCCGTACGGTGGAGGGCTGGGCGCTGCCCGGCCTGGTCGACGCGCACTGCCATGTGGGTCTGGGCCCGCGCGGGGCCGTGGACGAGAACGTGGCGGAGAAGCAGGCGCTCGCCGACCGTGACGCGGGCACCCTGCTCATCCGGGACGCCGGCTCGCCCTCCGACACCCGCTGGGTCGACGACCGCGAGGACCTCCCCAAGATCATCCGTGCTGGCCGGCACATCGCCCGCACCCGCCGCTACATCCGGGGCTACGCGCACGAGATCGAACCGGAGGACCTGGTCGCGTACGTCGCCCGGGAGGCGCGGCGCGGTGACGGCTGGGTGAAGCTGGTGGGCGACTGGATCGACCGTGACCTCGGCGACCTGGCGCCCAGTTGGCCGCGGGGGGCGGTCGAGGCGGCCATCGCCGAGGCACACCGCCTCGGCGCCCGGGTCACCGCCCACTGCTTCGCCGAGAACTCCCTGCGGGACCTGGTCGAGGCCGGCATCGACTGCATCGAGCACGCGACCGGTCTCACGGAGGAGCTGATCCCCCTGTTCGCGTCCCGCGGGGTCGCGATCGTCCCGACGCTGGTCAACATCGCCACGTTCCCGAAGCTGGCCGACGGCGGCGAGGCCAAGTTCCCCCGCTGGTCCGCCCATATGCGCCGGCTCCACGAACGCCGCTACGACACCGTCCGGGGCGCCTACGACGCCGGCATCCCGGTCTTCGTCGGCACCGACGCGGGCGGCACCCTGCCGCACGGCCTGGTCGCCGCCGAGGTGGCGGAACTGGTGACCGCCGGGATCCCACCCCTGGACGCCCTCTCGGCGACGGCCTGGGGCGCCCGCACATGGCTGGGCCGACCCGGGCTGACGGAGGGAGCGCCGGCGGACCTGGTGGTGTACGAACGGGACCCGCGCACGGATGTGCGCGTGCTGGGGGCGCCGTCGCGGGTGGTGGTGAACGGGCGAGTCGTGAGCTAG
- a CDS encoding carbohydrate ABC transporter permease, which produces MSAHVRPGWLEKPKPLTQAAKALALVAVVLLVCVPFLVIVSTSLASTDEVVANGGWVLWPTEPTLDAYRDILEGGIVTHALGVSAGVTIVGTLLSLVCTVTLAYALSRPGVFGARPALLLILFTFLFPPGMIPSFLLVKELGLLDNYASLVLPVLVNVFNLVVLRGFFQGIPEELYEAARLDGAGDWRVLVSIVLPLSKAALAVVGLFYAVAYWNSWFYASLYLESDHWPLQQVLRTYVVAGSGLTDATTGEGTITAPQTVQMAVLVIATVPILLVYPFLQKYFTKGVLTGAIKS; this is translated from the coding sequence GTGAGTGCCCACGTCCGGCCCGGCTGGCTGGAGAAGCCGAAGCCGCTCACCCAGGCCGCCAAAGCCCTCGCGCTCGTCGCCGTCGTGCTGCTGGTCTGCGTGCCGTTCCTCGTCATCGTGTCGACCTCGCTGGCCTCCACCGACGAGGTCGTGGCCAACGGCGGCTGGGTGCTGTGGCCGACCGAGCCCACACTCGACGCCTACCGCGACATCCTCGAAGGCGGCATCGTCACCCACGCCCTCGGTGTCAGCGCCGGCGTCACCATCGTCGGCACCCTGCTCAGCCTCGTGTGCACGGTGACCCTCGCCTACGCGCTGTCCCGCCCCGGCGTCTTCGGCGCCCGGCCCGCGCTGCTGCTGATCCTGTTCACGTTCCTCTTCCCGCCCGGCATGATCCCCAGCTTCCTGCTGGTCAAGGAGCTGGGCCTGCTGGACAACTACGCCTCGCTCGTCCTGCCCGTCCTGGTGAACGTGTTCAACCTCGTCGTCCTTCGCGGCTTCTTCCAGGGCATCCCGGAGGAGCTGTACGAGGCCGCCCGGCTCGACGGGGCGGGGGACTGGCGGGTACTGGTCTCGATCGTCCTGCCGCTGTCCAAGGCGGCGCTCGCCGTGGTCGGGCTGTTCTACGCGGTGGCCTACTGGAACTCCTGGTTCTACGCCTCGCTCTACCTGGAGAGCGACCACTGGCCCCTGCAACAGGTCCTGCGCACCTACGTGGTGGCGGGTTCCGGACTCACCGACGCGACGACCGGTGAGGGCACGATCACCGCCCCGCAGACGGTGCAGATGGCGGTGCTGGTGATCGCCACCGTGCCGATCCTGCTCGTCTATCCGTTCCTGCAGAAGTACTTCACCAAGGGCGTGCTCACCGGCGCCATCAAGAGCTGA
- a CDS encoding extracellular solute-binding protein — translation MPSISRRTLLRSAAAVGAAVSAPTLLTACSTSSGDSDVSNAGKKLAPWPAYRPTTTGPKPDLAPTDAGVQAGYTAYPSDLVKSVARTPGDGSTVKVMSVSFGTPPKPASANRFWAAVEKALGVKIEYTVVSQADYQKKMATVMAGDADTLPDIINLFSGFVLPREAEFVQRRAEDLTPHLSGEAITDYPNLANIPTHAWRDMGRIGGRIYGIPLERPLPGSTLWLNQGMFADAGMKDGWTAEDFAAVAKRATSGRTYALGAAQGSLFGNGVHSAAHNAPQEWAVTKDGTFQPGWADERFKAAIAFQAGLRKAGSYHPDATSISQIDLTTLYYNGTVGSMQDGFGAYLPKYRESKGKLTPAAALPYSVGGEPGGIVAARRSFGYTVLKKAKKERIELLLRILDYLAAPFGSKEWELVHYGVEGTHFTRGKDGSPQPTKLGEVENNTNLPLKYLAEGPQVLFVPGMPDAVRALHAWQIKTVPHAIRNASYGLQSRTKNAQGTTLKALLDDTVTGIVAGRIPLSEWDGAVKRWRSRGGDRMAEEFAKDYDANT, via the coding sequence ATGCCCAGCATCTCCCGCCGTACCCTGCTGCGTTCCGCTGCCGCGGTCGGCGCCGCAGTCTCCGCGCCCACCCTGCTGACCGCCTGTTCCACGAGCTCCGGCGACAGCGACGTCTCCAACGCCGGCAAGAAACTCGCCCCCTGGCCCGCCTACCGGCCCACCACCACCGGCCCCAAGCCGGACCTGGCCCCCACCGACGCCGGTGTCCAGGCCGGATACACCGCCTACCCCTCCGATCTGGTCAAGTCCGTCGCTCGCACGCCCGGCGACGGATCCACCGTCAAGGTCATGTCGGTCTCCTTCGGCACCCCGCCCAAGCCCGCCTCCGCGAACCGCTTCTGGGCGGCCGTCGAGAAGGCCCTCGGCGTGAAGATCGAGTACACGGTCGTCTCCCAGGCCGACTACCAGAAGAAGATGGCCACCGTGATGGCCGGCGACGCCGACACCCTGCCGGACATCATCAACCTCTTCTCCGGGTTCGTCCTGCCGCGCGAGGCCGAGTTCGTGCAGCGGCGCGCGGAGGACCTCACCCCGCACCTGTCCGGCGAGGCGATCACCGACTACCCGAACCTCGCGAACATCCCCACCCACGCCTGGCGCGACATGGGCCGCATCGGCGGCCGTATCTACGGCATCCCCCTGGAACGCCCGCTGCCCGGCTCCACCCTCTGGCTCAACCAGGGCATGTTCGCCGACGCCGGGATGAAGGACGGCTGGACCGCCGAGGACTTCGCCGCCGTCGCGAAGCGGGCGACCAGCGGACGGACGTACGCGCTCGGCGCCGCCCAGGGATCCCTCTTCGGCAACGGCGTGCACTCCGCCGCCCACAACGCGCCCCAGGAGTGGGCCGTCACCAAGGACGGCACCTTCCAGCCGGGCTGGGCCGACGAACGCTTCAAGGCGGCCATCGCCTTCCAGGCCGGACTGCGCAAGGCGGGCTCCTACCATCCGGACGCCACGTCCATCTCTCAGATCGACCTGACCACCCTCTACTACAACGGCACGGTCGGCTCCATGCAGGACGGCTTCGGCGCCTACCTGCCCAAGTACCGTGAGTCGAAAGGCAAGTTGACCCCGGCCGCCGCGCTGCCGTACAGCGTCGGCGGTGAGCCCGGCGGCATCGTCGCCGCCCGCCGCTCCTTCGGCTACACCGTGCTGAAGAAGGCGAAGAAGGAACGCATCGAACTGCTGCTGCGCATCCTCGACTACCTCGCCGCCCCCTTCGGCAGCAAGGAGTGGGAACTCGTCCACTACGGCGTCGAGGGCACCCACTTCACCCGCGGCAAGGACGGCTCCCCGCAGCCCACCAAGCTCGGCGAGGTGGAGAACAACACCAACCTGCCGCTGAAGTACCTCGCCGAAGGCCCCCAGGTGCTGTTCGTGCCGGGCATGCCCGACGCCGTACGGGCGCTGCACGCCTGGCAGATCAAGACCGTCCCGCACGCCATCCGCAACGCCTCCTACGGCCTGCAGTCCCGGACGAAGAACGCCCAGGGCACGACACTGAAGGCGCTGCTCGACGACACTGTCACCGGCATCGTCGCCGGTCGCATCCCGCTGTCGGAGTGGGACGGGGCGGTCAAGAGGTGGCGCTCCCGGGGCGGCGACAGAATGGCCGAGGAGTTCGCGAAGGACTACGACGCCAACACGTGA